Proteins encoded together in one Impatiens glandulifera chromosome 1, dImpGla2.1, whole genome shotgun sequence window:
- the LOC124919407 gene encoding aspartic proteinase PCS1, with translation MAAALFFFLLANFFSPAVSSSLSLSFPLKAISLSPKTHLSSSPLLENAISVSPAKKPAAPAAAVSSPPYSYKTSFRYSMALIVSLPIGTPPQTQQMVLDTGSQLSWIQCDKKKPPPTTTFDPSLSSSFSLLPCTHPLCKPRVPDFSLPTSCDQNRLCHYSYFYADGTLAEGNLVREKFTFSNTQTTPPLILGCAADSDSSNAQGILGMNRGRLSFASQARVSKYSYCVPPRRRQNSTAAMTTPEGTFYLGDNPNSHSFQYVNILTFLRPQQMPNLDPYAYTLPLMGLRLGSKRLNISTWVFRPDAGGSGQTMIDSGSEFTYLVDEAYSKVKGEIVSLVGNKMKKDYVYESSLEMCFDGNPIEIGRLIGDLVFEFEKGVEISIGKEKVLNDVGGGIHCVGISQSSFLGIASNIIGNVHQQDLWVEYDVVNRKVGFGRAVCSGSG, from the coding sequence ATGGCCGCCgccctcttcttcttcctccttgcAAATTTCTTCTCTCCCGCCGTTTCTTCATCTCTCTCACTTTCCTTCCCTCTCAAAGCCATCTCCCTCTCTCCAAAAACCCACCTTTCTTCTTCCCCACTACTTGAAAATGCAATATCAGTCTCTCCGGCGAAGAAACCGGCGGCTCCGGCGGCGGCGGTTTCATCGCCGCCGTACAGTTACAAAACATCGTTTAGATATTCAATGGCACTGATAGTATCTCTACCAATAGGTACCCCACCACAAACCCAACAAATGGTGCTTGACACTGGAAGCCAGCTGTCATGGATTCAATGCGACAAGAAAAAACCACCTCCTACGACGACGTTTGATCCTTCTCTCTcatcctctttctctctcttaccCTGCACACATCCTCTCTGCAAGCCACGTGTCCCAGATTTCAGTTTACCGACTTCATGCGACCAAAACCGACTCTGTCACTACTCATACTTCTACGCCGACGGTACTCTAGCCGAGGGTAATTTAGTCAGAGAAAAATTCACTTTCTCAAATACCCAAACTACCCCTCCTCTAATCCTCGGTTGCGCCGCCGATTCTGACTCGTCCAACGCCCAGGGTATTTTGGGTATGAACCGAGGCCGACTCTCTTTCGCTTCACAAGCTAGGGTTTCGAAATACTCCTACTGCGTGCCGCCTCGCCGGCGACAGAATTCCACGGCGGCGATGACAACGCCGGAAGGAACTTTCTATCTGGGTGACAACCCGAATTCGCATTCTTTTCAATACGTGAATATATTAACGTTTCTACGGCCTCAACAAATGCCGAATCTTGATCCATACGCATACACGCTACCTTTGATGGGATTGAGATTAGGTTCGAAAAGATTGAACATTTCGACATGGGTTTTCCGACCGGATGCCGGAGGATCAGGACAGACGATGATAGATTCCGGGAGTGAATTTACTTACTTGGTTGATGAAGCTTATAGTAAAGTGAAGGGTGAAATAGTAAGTTTGGTGGGTAATAAAATGAAGAAGGATTATGTGTATGAGAGTTCATTGGAGATGTGTTTTGATGGGAATCCGATTGAGATCGGACGGTTGATAGGAGATCTggtatttgaatttgaaaaaggGGTTGAGATATCAATAGGTAAAGAGAAGGTTTTGAATGATGTTGGAGGTGGGATCCACTGTGTTGGAATTTCTCAGTCGAGTTTTCTTGGAATTGCTAGTAATATAATCGGGAACGTTCATCAACAAGATCTGTGGGTTGAATATGATGTGGTTAATCGGAAGGTGGGATTTGGTAGAGCTGTTTGTAGTGGATCAGGATGA
- the LOC124919408 gene encoding NADH dehydrogenase [ubiquinone] iron-sulfur protein 1, mitochondrial-like → MGLGLLTSRALRSSGVLTSLKPRNGIVRAIVSTPELQNAEAAQAQPQPSPPDLPKRNPVGGARVEIPNPEDAIEVFVDGYPVKIPKGMTVLQACEVAGVDIPRFCYHSRLSIAGNCRMCLVEVEKSPKPVASCAMPALPGMKIKTDTPIAKKAREGVMEFLLMNHPLDCPICDQGGECDLQDQSMAFGSDRGRFTEMKRSVVDKNLGPLVKTVMTRCIQCTRCVRFASEVAGVQDLGILGRGSGEEIGTYVERLMTSELSGNVIDICPVGALTSKPFAFKARNWELKGTETIDVTDAVGSNIRVDSRGPEVMRIVPRLNEDINEEWISDKTRFCYDGLKRQRLNDPMIRGADGRFKAVSWRDALAVVSEAINKVKGEEIVGIAGRLSDAESMMALKDFLNKMGSNNIWCEGNGTRPNADFRSGYLMNTSIGGLEKADLFLLVGTQPRVEAAMVNARIRKTVLATQAKVGYIGPPTDINYAHKHIGTSPETLKEIAEGRHPFSSDLQNAKNPVIIVGASVFERQDKDEIFSILETIVKKSNVVRPDWNGFNVLLLHAAQAAALDLGLIPESEKAIEKSKFVYLMGADDVNLEEIPKDAFVVYQGHHGDQGVYRANVIFPSSSFTEKEGTYENTEGRTQQTVPAVPTVGDARDDWKIVRALSEVSGARLAYDNVDGLRSRIRAVAPNLLRVEEREPASYFGEIKPESKGEVSSTPFTVAVENFYMTDAITRASKIMAQCSSMLLKK, encoded by the exons ATGGGATTAGGGTTGCTGACATCGAGAGCCCTAAGATCATCAGGGGTCTTGACTTCTCTGAAACCTAGAAATGGCATCGTTCGTGCAATTGTTTCAACGCCCGAACTCCAAAATGCAGAAGCAGCTCAAGCCCAGCCTCAGCCGTCTCCACCAGATCTTCCCAAGAGGAACCCCGTCGGAGGAGCTAGAGTTGAAATCCCAAATCCGGAGGATGCTATTGAGGTATTTGTCGACGGATATCCTGTTAAAATCCCAAAGGGTATGACTGTGTTGCAGGCTTGCGAGGTCGCCGGGGTTGATATTCCTCGATTCTGTTATCATAGCCGCCTATCGATCGCCGGAAACTGCCGAATGTGCCTCGTCGAAGTCGAGAAGTCACCCAAGCCTGTCGCCTCCTGTGCCATGCCTGCTCTTCCAG GTATGAAGATAAAAACTGATACGCCAATTGCGAAGAAGGCACGTGAAGGGGTCATGGAATTTTTGTTGATGAATCATCCTCTAGATTGTCCCATTTGTGACCAAGGTGGAGAATGTGATCTACAAGATCAGTCCATGGCTTTTGGTTCAGATCGTGGCCGATTTACAGAGATGAAGAGATCTGTAGTTGACAAGAATTTAGGTCCACTGGTTAAGACCGTCATGACTAGATGCATCCAGTGTACTAG GTGTGTCCGATTTGCGAGTGAAGTAGCTGGTGTTCAGGATCTGGGTATATTGGGACGAGGAAGTGGAGAAGAAATAGGGACTTATGTTGAGCGACTCATGACCAGTGAACTCTCTGGAAATGTGATTGACATTTGTCCCGTGGGAGCCCTAACATCGAAACCTTTTGCCTTCAAAGCCCGGAATTGGGAGTTGAAAGGTACAGAGACCATTGATGTTACGGATGCAGTTGGTTCCAACATCCGTGTTGACAGTAGAGGACCTGAAGTCATGCGTATTGTTCCTCGACTGAATGAG GACATTAATGAGGAGTGGATATCAGACAAGACCCGTTTTTGTTATGATGGTCTGAAGAGGCAAAGGCTTAACGATCCTATGATCCGTGGAGCTGATGGGCGTTTCAAAGCAGTGAGCTGGCGTGATGCCCTTGCAGTAGTTTCAGAGGCTATTAACAAAGTCAAAGGAGAGGAGATTGTGGGAATAGctggtcggctgtctgatgCTGAATCTATGATGGCACTAAAGGATTTCTTAAACAAAATGGGTTCCAATAACATCTGGTGTGAAGGAAACGGGACGAGACCTAATGCTGATTTTCGATCTGGGTATTTAATGAATACCAGCATCGGCGGCCTTGAGAAAGCTGATCTTTTCCTTTTGGTTGGAACTCAG CCAAGAGTTGAAGCAGCTATGGTGAATGCCAGAATCAGAAAAACTGTCTTAGCCACACAAGCCAAAGTTGGTTACATCGGCCCACCAACCGATATCAACTACGCTCACAAACACATAGGTACAAGTCCCGAAACACTCAAGGAAATTGCAGAAGGTCGCCATCCTTTCTCCTCCGACCTTCAAAACGCTAAGAATCCTGTCATCATTGTTGGTGCCAGCGTTTTTGAACGACAAGATAAGGACGAAATCTTCTCAATCCTCGAGACCATAGTGAAGAAATCAAACGTAGTAAGACCTGATTGGAACGGTTTCAACGTCTTACTTCTCCACGCCGCTCAAGCTGCTGCTCTTGATCTCGGCCTTATACCAGAATCTGAGAAAGCTATTGAGAAATCcaagtttgtttatttaatggGAGCCGACGATGTTAATTTGGAAGAAATCCCAAAAGACGCATTTGTTGTTTATCAGGGTCATCATGGTGATCAAGGTGTTTATCGCGCGAATGTTATAtttccttcatcttctttcacTGAGAAGGAAGGAACATATGAGAATACAGAGGGAAGGACTCAACAAACGGTACCTGCAGTTCCTACGGTTGGTGATGCTCGAGATGACTGGAAAATAGTTAGGGCTTTGTCCGAGGTTTCTGGGGCTCGTTTGGCTTATGATAATGTTGACGGTCTTAGATCTCGGATTAGGGCTGTGGCTCCAAATCTGTTGAGGGTTGAGGAAAGGGAACCCGCTTCTTATTTTGGTGAGATAAAACCGGAGTCGAAAGGTGAGGTTAGTTCAACACCTTTTACTGTTGCTGTGGAGAATTTCTACATGACGGATGCGATCACTAGAGCTTCTAAGATCATGGCTCAGTGCAGTTCGATGCTCTTGAAGAAATAA